The Methanomassiliicoccales archaeon genome has a segment encoding these proteins:
- a CDS encoding carbon-nitrogen hydrolase family protein: MNNVTFNLTIMRLALCQLKSVPGDKEGNLERMRSIVQGTDADLFIFPEAYVTGYMVRDRFVTLAEDIDGDSVSSLVELSDRTGKALVFGMPLNSADNRGLITNSAVMVSPDGSVQRYDKMHPANFGPFEEGLYFTSGQVPSMFQFRGRGVGVCICYDLFFPEICKAYAMQGADLLLCLAASPMTSRMPFERIIPARAVENTCPIAYVNNVGCQLNMVFFGGSQAYDARGRLLGKLPYLKESVEVVDMDLTQNDLARRARPTIRDSLGSLH, from the coding sequence TTGAATAACGTTACCTTCAATCTCACCATCATGCGATTGGCCCTCTGCCAGCTGAAGAGCGTTCCCGGGGATAAGGAAGGAAATCTGGAGCGGATGCGCTCGATAGTCCAGGGGACCGACGCCGACCTTTTCATCTTCCCGGAGGCCTACGTCACCGGCTACATGGTCCGGGACCGCTTCGTCACCCTAGCCGAGGACATCGACGGGGATAGCGTCTCCTCCCTGGTCGAGCTCTCAGACCGCACCGGCAAGGCTCTGGTCTTCGGCATGCCCCTGAACAGCGCCGACAATCGGGGGCTGATTACCAACAGTGCGGTGATGGTTTCCCCCGACGGCAGCGTCCAAAGGTACGACAAGATGCATCCGGCCAACTTCGGGCCCTTCGAGGAGGGACTGTATTTCACTTCCGGGCAGGTCCCCAGCATGTTCCAGTTCCGCGGGCGCGGCGTGGGCGTATGCATCTGCTACGACCTGTTCTTCCCGGAGATCTGCAAAGCCTACGCCATGCAGGGGGCGGACCTACTCCTGTGCCTGGCCGCTTCCCCGATGACCTCACGCATGCCCTTCGAGAGGATCATACCCGCGCGTGCGGTAGAGAACACCTGCCCCATCGCCTACGTGAACAACGTGGGATGCCAGCTGAACATGGTGTTCTTCGGCGGGAGCCAGGCCTACGACGCTCGCGGACGGCTCCTGGGCAAGCTTCCCTACCTGAAGGAATCGGTAGAGGTCGTGGACATGGACCTGACACAGAACGACCTCGCCCGGCGGGCCCGGCCGACCATTCGGGACTCGCTGGGCAGCCTGCACTGA
- a CDS encoding NAD+ synthase yields MPSKSKELTEETIKEFIQAQVTGSKASGVVVGLSGGIDSAVVTKLCVDVLGPDKVLSVFMPSPTTPKEDLQDVQKMSRTWGTTLLVYDICPLLKGYSTIMPGSDRKEVAGNLMARIRMTILYAHANAENRLVVGTGNKSELLMGYFTKYGDGGADILPIGDLYKTKVRVLAREIGVPEKIIEKEPSAGLWEGQTDESEMGIAYDDLDMVLSGLEEQLDLSTIARRTGVPIALVEMVAEKNEASRHKRRLPLIPKLGLRTVGCDWRE; encoded by the coding sequence ATGCCGTCGAAATCGAAGGAGCTGACCGAGGAGACCATCAAGGAGTTCATACAGGCCCAGGTTACCGGTTCTAAGGCCTCCGGAGTGGTAGTCGGACTATCCGGCGGCATCGACTCGGCCGTGGTCACCAAGCTCTGCGTGGACGTGCTCGGTCCAGACAAGGTGCTGAGCGTCTTCATGCCCTCACCGACCACCCCCAAGGAGGACCTGCAGGACGTGCAGAAAATGAGCCGGACCTGGGGCACCACGCTCCTGGTGTACGACATATGCCCGCTGCTGAAAGGTTACAGCACCATCATGCCCGGTTCCGACCGCAAGGAGGTCGCTGGGAACCTCATGGCCCGCATCCGCATGACCATTTTGTACGCCCACGCCAACGCGGAGAATCGTCTGGTCGTAGGTACGGGAAACAAGTCCGAGCTGCTCATGGGTTACTTCACGAAATACGGGGACGGCGGGGCGGACATACTGCCCATAGGCGACCTGTACAAGACCAAGGTCCGGGTGCTGGCGCGGGAGATCGGGGTGCCGGAGAAGATTATCGAGAAGGAGCCTTCCGCCGGGCTGTGGGAGGGGCAGACCGACGAATCGGAGATGGGCATCGCCTACGATGATCTGGATATGGTGCTGTCCGGGCTGGAGGAGCAGCTCGATCTGAGCACCATCGCCCGCAGGACCGGAGTGCCTATAGCCCTGGTGGAGATGGTAGCCGAGAAGAACGAGGCGTCCAGGCACAAGCGGCGGTTGCCATTGATACCTAAGCTGGGACTTAGGACCGTGGGCTGCGATTGGCGGGAATGA